The Centropristis striata isolate RG_2023a ecotype Rhode Island chromosome 1, C.striata_1.0, whole genome shotgun sequence nucleotide sequence TTATCATCATATAACTCTTCTATTTATATAGCAAATAACTTAacttttattgtcttttctaTCAAGATTCCAGTTTCAAAGTCGCACCAGCTTTCATTTCTGCCACTTCACTGTTTAGTGGAATAGAAACAGTTTGAtctcattcattatccttaaccgcttaaccgacacatagagacagacaatcacacatTTACCCCATCAATTTACATAATGGGTAtcgtaaaaaaattttttttaaaaagacatttcagtTCAAGTTGGAATATTTCTAAAttataatttagactttttttaaaatagtaaaTATGTATGCTAATGTGGCCATATAGTAACAGATGTAATGGTGCAAATGCAAGAGGGTAGAGattagttttttatattttaaaaatccataATATTGTGCATGCAGTTTGTGTCACGGTtaaacaaaaggaaataaatatttgtctCCACAAAGCATGAAGAGCCTCCACAGAGTGGTTACATGTTTTAGCCTGGTGCAACACAATAACCTCAAGTATGAAGAACTTTGAAttgaggaagaaagaaaaaattactttaaaaagaggaAGCACTTTAAGCAGCATACAATAGATAAAGCAGATAATCATAGGCAGCAGTCTCAGAAGAATTCTGCATCACTCTCATGTAAGTAAAACATGGTTTGTAGAGATGAATCAGAGATCATCACAGAACTGGGAAATGTTCCTGATGCTTCAGCCAGAAGTGTCGCCCTGAAGAGTTACACTGACCCTGCAGGGACTGGTGAGACAGAAATGCTATGAGTGCTTCatcaatttttaatatttaagtttaagaaaaaaatctagcaAAGAAGCAGTGAAAGTGTCCTTTTGGTATTTTATgtcaatattttgtattttgtgaccatttatacatgatactttttttttgatgaatGTGATGTTGTTGATGTCTGTTATTTGCTTGTTATcactatttgtattttattatatatcaaTGACATCTCCCACACAGATGAGAGCAATTCTTGCATGTTTGTACACACTAATTGTTGAGGAGAGTGCACAAACACTTACAGTGGTGATAGATTTATAAGAGTATTGTACCCACTTGTATCCAAATTCACACCAAAACATTAGTCATTTCTATCtatgtgtgtaaataaaataaaaaacgtttttttaaatgactccaACAAATGACATACGTTTAACATATATTGAATCAGGGTACAAAATGAAAATTGTTTTGATAGTTTTCTTGCTCCACATAACAATCATCAGGCCTTGTTGcctaaaaattacaatattgtttgttatttttctttgtttctgtctgaTTTCTGCACACAGGGGGAAATCTGTTCCGGCTTGTTTTCCTGAGCTTTGGACTCTTGTGTATCCTTCAAGCTTCTCTCAACATTTCACTGCGTCTCACTCTCTGTAAGTTAAAGTGTGTCTCCACATTTTCACACTTCATAGTTTTCTACACGTACTTTTAAGTAACATATTATTGTGCAAAGATTATTTGgttgtttcccttttttataCAGCCTATGGTTGTGTCAGAGAAGCAGTGGTTTGTCATCAGCCTGAAAACGAGTCAAGTTTAGGGAAGTGGTGTATCAgaatagcctggctaacaccagaccaaatctcatttgagatttggtctggacacctgccgttcatttctccgtagaggaggtgtggtttacgatcctccggagccgtttattgggcgcttagaatgtctatcaaaagcgtctgtaggtagctcttagccaatcagatcagttataccagatgacgtagtcgagctacagaaatggatgtttgttgtgtgtgtgtctgtgagagagtgttgcttgctgctttgcttctccagttctcgctttctgcaagattatttattttcacgctttattccccctcatgtcattcagccacacacatccactgattttatgggcaataaacaagctgctgcgggtcactcggcggctccgctgtcccccggctcgtagccagatcactggcggtgaccggcggtctcgccggctCGGTGCTAATCACCAGCGAGACCGCCGGTGATTAGTGCCGCTAGCACTAGCGGCACTAATAGCCCCGCTATCGGTGaactcgctacgagccgggggacagcggagccgccgaaagacctttcgcctttcaactttcgctctaaactatttaaaacaccatctacagctaaagagagtttcgcgtctgcagcagccatgttggatccggaaaactacaagcttccaagtgccgagtagtacgcgtcatcgtcttgccgtccctccccgctctgtgattggatccctaaaacagggctaagaaaccttcctggttgccagactggatggaggttcgaaattaaattcgagcgcgcaaggcagtctgggtatacccaggctagtatcAGAAGGCAGTTCAgctttaaatatagaaataaaacatcatgTTGAGAACTGCTGAGAACATCATTATCAAATTATAAGAAAGTAAAAATTACAGTCAAAGATCAAGAGTTCTTAATCTCTTTccttaaaagcttttttttaatccaagttaaaaactttttttttttaaactttataaacatgtttgtagtctggtgtttttatctttgttcaTGACTTCCCTTCTTGTAAAAGGAATCTCACTTCTTTTACAAGAATATCCAAACACTAATGAGGAAGATATTCTTTTGAATagatcttattattattattattattattattattattattattattattattattattatacttattattattattattattattattattattattattattattattataagaccAGAATGAACTGGCCACCATGACAGTCtgaataattacatttacaaGCTATGGCCATTACTTATCACTCTATTTATGTTTccattgtgttattttatcaGTATGAAGATCACTAAATTTAAGGCTCTGTTCACCCCAAAATCGATCTCATAGCTGTTATTTATCACTCTAGATTGTTTTGATGTGAGTAGCTGCGTGTTGGAGATATCTGCCACAGATATGCCGGCCGTCTCCTGAATATAATGGGACAAGATAGCACTTTTCTTGTGATGTGAATTGAAAAACTCATTAGCAAAGTCtcttttccagaaatcatgactccgttaattaattaccaaatCAAAAGTACTGGAGCACCAAATTCCTTTCTGAGAACAGTCTGTACCATCCAAAGAAGTCTGGGTTCAAGTGGGATCACTCTACTGAGACTGGACTACTGTCTGTAACAGAATCACTGTGTTTGGCGAGAGAAGCTGGTTCTCGCCTTTAGTTTTCTACAAGAAGTAACATATTGTGCAAAGATTATTTGGCTGTGCCAGAGAAGCAGTGGTTTGTCATCAGCCTGAGAACAAGTCAAGTTTAGGGATGTTGTGTATCAGAAGGCAGTTCAGCTTTAAATatagaaacaaaaaatcatGTTGAGAACTGCTGAGAACATCATtatcaaattaaaagtaaaaatgtaatgaattgTAATTATATCTTTCTGGGCCCCATGgcatcaattcaattcaattcaattggctttattggcatgacgtaacaatgtatatattgccaaagcaagcatcagaaaaaaagacaacaagataaggaaagcaataattacaataaattattatagttctattattcattttaaaagaaaagaaaaactaataacaataaaataaagcaatatttacaatcacaTCATACCATCATATGACAGACCTGGAAATAGTAATTTCACCATTCAACAGATCCTTTTCTCTAAACTCACAGAGCTTTGTAACTTTTAAAGTATCTTGGAAGGGGTAAGTGTCCAAACAGCACATCATATCAACAGGGGTACCTCAGGGGTCAGTGCTAAACCGACttatcttttttctcttttcatggtTTCTCTTACCACTGTTATGCTGATGATACCCAGCTATTCCTGTCCGACCTCACTGTCTCGGCCGATATCTCTGCTTGCCTTGCCGCTACTTATAGATGGATGACAAACCACAACCTTCAGCTCAAACTCTTTAAGACTGACCTTCTTGTCATTCTGTCCCGTCCCGCTCTATATCGTCATTAATGCTCAGCTTGGATCAACTTGTGCCCACAAGTTCTGCACGAAAGACTTGGGTGTcctgattgatgaccaactgaccaTTAGGGTTCATGTGGCCACAACTGCCCAATGGTCTCGATTTTCCCTATGCAACATTTGGAAGctcagaccctacctgaccaAACATACAACATAACTCCTGGTACAGGCCCTTGTGATGTCACACCTAGACAACTGCCACTCTCTACTGGCTGGTCTCCTTGCATGCACCTTCAAGAACAGAACAGTTCCTGCCTTCGTTTATAGTTTTCTACAAGTACTTTTCAGTAACATATTATTGTGCAAAGATTGCTTGGTTATGCCAGTGAAGTAGTGGTTTGTCAGCAGCCTGAGAACAGAATATCAGAAGGCAGTTCAactttaaatatagaaataaaacatcatgTTGCGAAGGGGTGAGAACGTCATTATCAAATTATAAGGAAGAAAAAATTACAGTCAAAGATCGACAGTTCTGAGTTCATCTTTGTCTCttgctttaaaagaaaaaaagtttctttttaaatgttataaatgtttaaaaaagaaacatctggtgtttttatctttgttccTGATTCCCTTCATGCAAAAGTAATCTCACTGCTTTTACAAGAATATCCAAACACAAGTGAGGAAGATATTCTTTTGCTAAAATCATAATAAGATATTGTTTGCCCTTATTGTCATGTCAGGCTGTTAGATGTTCTCCAACACTGTAAAAccaaatgttgcttgtttgttattataacaaaattttccttttcaatacaacaagatttgtgcaaaaagtcattttacaataaaatattgagtcaaatagcaagaatcATTTGAGGTAACTTCTTTTCCCTTGTTGTCTAgacataaaattctttcgcagcattgacactcaaatatttaaattgaaactataaattgggttttacagtgaaTCAAAATAGCAACCTGAGATAACTTCAGTGTTAAACCacagttaaaatgtgtttatcttTCTGCTATCTCTGGTCGTTGTAAAGATAAGACAGTCGACACTGAGGCCATTTTAAGGAACGTGACTGAAGAGAGAGACGAGTTAAAGAGGATGCTGGCTGTCTTAGGtaagtaaaacaaaatacactgtcaatttccatttattttttctgttatttcttcttGTCTGGGTTTCAATTGGTGTAAAATATTGCATTTAATACTAGATAATTAGATAATAACACTAGACAATATGTGTATTCACCTCAATCCGTTTGTTATCTCCAATCCTATCTCCTAAAGATTCCCGCCAAGGATGGATGTATTTCAGCGATAGTTTATATTACATTTCCTCATCGACGAAATCCTGGCAGGACAGCAGAAGTGACTGTCAGCAGAGAGACGCAGACCTGCTGATCATCAACAGCATAGaagagcaggtgtgtgtgtgtgtgtttatgaatcTGTGTGTCAAGAGAAGCTGTGAGAAACTGTGACagtgtgtttctctttgtaaaCAAGGAATTCACAAGACGTTTCCAAAAGCCCATCTGGATTGGACTGACTGACCGAGACACAGAGGGAG carries:
- the LOC131977254 gene encoding CD209 antigen-like protein E, whose product is MVCRDESEIITELGNVPDASARSVALKSYTDPAGTGGNLFRLVFLSFGLLCILQASLNISLRLTLYKTVDTEAILRNVTEERDELKRMLAVLGWMYFSDSLYYISSSTKSWQDSRSDCQQRDADLLIINSIEEQEFTRRFQKPIWIGLTDRDTEGVWKWVDGSPLTTSYWAAGEPNNAGGEDCGEIKVEIKKKNESWNDVPCNNTLFWICEKTLAP